The genomic segment TTGATAATTTGCAGGTAGTGATTGAGTTGATTGCAGGGATGGTTTTGTGTTTGTGGGCTGCTTTAACTGTGCCTGGGAAGTTCTTATCGATACACCTGCATTCAGATGAAAATAGGTAATTTATTTCCCTTGTTTTTTTTTGCAGTGCTACTACTGTGAAAATCTTATTGTTATTAGTTGGACGGTTTGTTTCATTGCTAGAATTGGTAGGAATGATGTGCCAAGGTCACAGATTTCTTTGATTTTTTCATATTCTAGGTACGGGAGTGGGAGGATTATTCGTTTAAAGACAACAATTATATAAAACTAGAAAATCAGTTTTTATTGAGTTGAGCATAATGATTTTTGGTCCTTTAAGATTAAAGATAGTAAGATACTAAACTAGTTGCCGGAACGTAAATCTATTTTTACAGTTGTTCATTAGTTATTTTATCTCAATCAGGGTTGTAAATGGCTGGAGGCAGTGGCGGGCCGGTCTGTGACCTACCGCATCGGCTGCCTAAGCGGTGCCCAGgcggttgaatttttttaaataattttttatcgaTAATCGTATATAATCATTCAATATAATCACAAATAGTCATCATTTTTAACGTGAGATgtgtaattaaataatttttaagtaCAAAGAAGTTTcatacaatataatatcatctacataatgtgcaaataaatatatacatgcaaatcCATCATTAGAACATGTACTAGACTAAACATAAATAATCTTCCAAATCATCCAGATATGCACCATCTACTACATCTACATATGCGGGCGGTGGGCGACATAAAATGTGTGATTGGCTCAGTGGTTGAGATTTGAGAGTGAAAaccaaaagtaaaaaaaaagtcGGGTGTGCTAGGGTTTTGAAATTTACAATTAGTTGGCTTTGACTAGGTTTTTGAAATTGTTGActacaacttaaaaatcttgacTGTCTGTCTTGGCCGCCTCGTCCGCCTTCTCACCGATTCGACCCGCCTTCCCAACGCCGTATAGTTTTGGTCGCCTAAAACACCCGCCTCAAGCGTAGGCGGTGCGGTCGAGAGCCGCCTGGTTCCTAGGCGGCCGCCTCGACCGTCATTAAGAACACTGATCTCAATCCTTCTCATTGAATGGACTCCTAATTGTTCGTGGAGTAAACACGTGCATTTTCTTTGTTGATTAAATATTTGTGTGGTAGTAAATAAAGGCCAATTGGTCGTGGTGCATTGGAGTTGATGTTTTCTGTGAACCGTCTAAAAGAACATATTTTTCTGTTTCTTGTTGATGTGTTTTTGCTTTTGCCTCATTTTAGACTCAAAGACCACTTCAGCTTTTATGAACATCAACATTTTGTTCTGCTATATTTTCATGGGTGTGTATATTTTGATCTTCATGAGACTGCTTTAGATGCTTGTCTACTAAGACTTGGTATAGTTAGTTATGGAGAATAGATTGCTTTAGATGCTTGCCTTCTAAGATTTGGACATTTCGTATATTGAGTTATGGAGATATAGCATGATAAATCAAAGACAAGACATGTTTCGATTGGAAAATTATTTTGAACTTTTACAATGTCTTGTGTATAGTTGCATGGAAATCTATCAAACTAACGTTAGCGAATGGCCAATCTGAATTCTGAGCTTAGTGCATGCATTTCATGGGCACTGTCGTGCATCATCTACATTCATCTGGTGCACTAATATTGTGGAGTGCCTCCATATATGTGTTAGATAGAAAGCAAGACGGAAAAATAGCCGTTATTTGTGCAAATCTATTGCAACAAAAAGGGGAGATTTCTAGGAAGGTTAACTTGGTTTTAGTTGTAGAAGCTTTGTAGAAGCAAAACCTTCTTGTTCTAAATATTGTCATATTGAATGGGCTTCTAATTCCCACTGTCGATATTCCGTTTATTGGATGCAGGATGGTAACCCTTCCGGCCAATCTCgatttcattatttttaatCATCGGGGAAAAGCATATCCTTTGGGCATGGACTTCAAGCTTAACTGAGATATCAGTGCCATTTCAATACTTCTTTTTTTTGGGGGACAAATGTCATTTATATATCGTCAGTGTTAAATTGGCAAACTAGAGTGAGTGATAGAACTGTAATTTTGTACTTTTTCATTGTGAATTCTTTTTTGTTACCTGCGTGGTAAGAATATTAAAATGCTATGTGAtagtatttaattattttcccGAAATATGAGAGTGTACAACACTTGAAAAACATTCACTCTTATCTTTTTGTTCTATTATTTGACACACAACAACTTTTGTGAGATGGTTTCataagtcaattttgtgagacaaatcttctATTTGGACCGTCCGTTAAAATTCgatcaatctcatcaataaaAATCTGTGATACTATTTTTTTAATGGATttttacttgtgaaattgtTTCACCAGAGGCATATTATGTTTGATCAAAAATGACTTTCTTTGTTGTCTTACGAGATAAATACTAAAAACTTTGAGATTTGGTTTGTTATAAGGTAATTACTTGTGTGAGACTGGTTTAACATGTCGTAattgtgagacgagtctcttatttgaataatccatgaaaaagtattattttttatgctaagagtattactttttattgtgaatatatgtaaggttgactcgtctcacagattacgATTCGTGAAACAATCTCATATGAGACACACTCTTGTTATAATAATGCTTTATGTTATGAttgtttaaaaattcaaaagaagataaaataaatgttttattaGAATATGATGTACAAATTTATTAGAATAGGTTTTAAATAAtcttttatcaaataaaaataatatttttgcaaTTCGAGAagagcataaaaaaatattcaataacACAAAAGTTAGGATTTCTGAGTCTGTCGATATTAGTAAGATAGATAATCTTAGTTCCCCTTCCAAATTGATACTTTTGTACTaactaaaaaatattattatatttaaaacattaatatttttatatatgatcaaatcatataaaGTTTGCACTCTCAAGTGTACAATTTTTGACATATTATACATTTATCTCGAATTTTACAAAAACATGCATGATACTTTGACTAAATCAAATTAAATGTCAACTATTAACGAAAACTATCTGTATAATTTGATTACATTTTTCATCATCTCGGTAATTGCAAACAAAGGGACATATACCTTTTAGGGGATACCTTACTCAAACTATATACGCTCATGCATTGACTCACAAAAATCAACTTTGGGATATATTTTCATGCTGAACCCATTGATTTGTAGAGTGAAGAAGGACAAAACTTTAGCTACGATTGCCACATACATTATGACATCGAACGTGGATGAAAAGTTCCATTATTCCATTAAAGGATTCGAAATCTAAGCTATTGAGAATACACCGACAGTTGAGTAAGCGTTTTATTGCTACAAACAACAAAATGGGAAAATCAAAACAACGGAATATTTCTAAATCCATTTATGACCAGTAGACACGATTTATTACAGAATACATTAGCAACAATTGTTGGAAACAAACAAATAGAAACATGTGATTGGCAGCAAATCAAGAGACACGCATTTTTTTGTAGGCCTCACGTAGAGCAACATTAGTGAGGCTGTAACCTCCATCAATCACCAAGTTCTGCCCGCTCACATACTTCGACGAGCCACTTCCCAGGAACAGCACAGCCTCGGCCACATCATTGGCATCCACAACTTCCCCTTTCAATGTCGCAATCTCCGAAACAAACTCCTCCACCTCGCTCTTTCCCATGTCCAGCTCATTCATCAGCATCGGCGACGCAATCCCGAAAGGCGACACACAATTAACTCTTATGCCATACTGCCCCAACTCTATGCACAGATTCTTCGCCAGTCCCACCACCGCGCATTTTGATGCTACGTAAGTATGCGGGACATCTCCATAAGTCACCGAGGCAACACTGGAGGTAAACACGATGCTCCCCTTTTTTGCAGGGATCATTACTCTAGCGGCATGTTTAGCGCACAAGAATGCGCCAAACACATTGGTTTCGAAAACCCTTTTGAGATCTTCGTAATCTGTGCCAATAATTCCTTGACGATTTCTGGCACCTGCGATTCCGGCATTTGCGAACATTATGTCGAGGTTGCCGTGTTTCGAAATGGCAGTGTCCACTGTGGTTTGGACATCGCTTTCATCGGTAACGTCACAATGCATGTAGGAAATGTCTTCGGGAGGTCCGATGTCCTGGCACACTTTTTGGCCTAGTTCATCTTGTACATCGGCGATAATGACCTTCGCGCCATTCTGGACGAAAAGCCTCACTGTGGCTTCGCCAATGCCGCTTGCTCCACCGGTTACGATA from the Primulina eburnea isolate SZY01 chromosome 3, ASM2296580v1, whole genome shotgun sequence genome contains:
- the LOC140826055 gene encoding membrane magnesium transporter: MGGGFFVGVLGVLIVSHAAYSTIQYRSVLKITEEQFSGPPIDVVIELIAGMVLCLWAALTVPGKFLSIHLHSDENRMVTLPANLDFIIFNHRGKAYPLGMDFKLN
- the LOC140826057 gene encoding secoisolariciresinol dehydrogenase-like — encoded protein: MSMAKRLEGKVAIVTGGASGIGEATVRLFVQNGAKVIIADVQDELGQKVCQDIGPPEDISYMHCDVTDESDVQTTVDTAISKHGNLDIMFANAGIAGARNRQGIIGTDYEDLKRVFETNVFGAFLCAKHAARVMIPAKKGSIVFTSSVASVTYGDVPHTYVASKCAVVGLAKNLCIELGQYGIRVNCVSPFGIASPMLMNELDMGKSEVEEFVSEIATLKGEVVDANDVAEAVLFLGSGSSKYVSGQNLVIDGGYSLTNVALREAYKKMRVS